One stretch of Bosea vaviloviae DNA includes these proteins:
- the kdgD gene encoding 5-dehydro-4-deoxyglucarate dehydratase, with translation MSKMTPQEMARHIGNGLLSFPVTPFTTSNVFDEARYRSNLDWLCGYDVAGLFAAGGTGEFFSLSPAEVVKVVATAVAETSGRVPVLAGVGYGTQIATELAAGVEQAGADGILLLPPYLVFSEQEGLAAHIDAVCKATKLGVIVYNRDNAIVSEETLAKLCERNPNLVGYKDGIGDIELMTRIHLRMGDRLTYIGGLPTAETFALPYLEMGVTTYSSAVFNFVPHFSTKFYAAVRRRDRETVQAGLRDFILPLIAIRNRKRGYAVSIIKAGMKVIGRDSGPVRSPLTDLSESETAELAALVARLDQGEFAARELAAA, from the coding sequence ATGAGCAAGATGACCCCGCAGGAGATGGCAAGGCATATCGGCAACGGCCTGCTGTCCTTTCCCGTCACGCCCTTCACGACCAGCAACGTTTTCGACGAGGCGCGCTACCGCTCCAATCTCGACTGGCTTTGCGGCTACGACGTCGCCGGGCTGTTCGCGGCCGGCGGCACGGGCGAGTTCTTCTCGCTCTCTCCGGCCGAGGTCGTGAAGGTCGTGGCGACGGCCGTCGCCGAGACTAGTGGCCGGGTGCCGGTGCTCGCAGGCGTCGGTTATGGCACGCAGATCGCGACAGAGCTCGCCGCTGGTGTCGAGCAGGCCGGCGCCGACGGCATTCTGCTGCTGCCGCCCTATCTCGTCTTTTCCGAGCAGGAGGGGCTCGCCGCCCATATCGATGCGGTCTGCAAGGCGACCAAGCTCGGCGTCATCGTCTACAACCGCGACAACGCCATCGTCAGCGAGGAGACGCTGGCGAAGCTCTGCGAGCGCAATCCGAACCTGGTAGGCTACAAGGACGGCATCGGCGATATCGAGCTGATGACCCGCATCCATCTGCGCATGGGCGACCGGCTGACCTATATCGGCGGCCTGCCCACGGCGGAGACCTTCGCGCTGCCCTATCTCGAAATGGGCGTGACCACCTATTCCTCGGCGGTGTTCAACTTCGTCCCGCATTTCTCGACCAAGTTCTATGCCGCCGTGCGCCGCCGCGACCGCGAAACCGTGCAGGCGGGCTTGCGCGACTTCATCCTGCCGCTGATCGCGATCCGCAACCGCAAGCGCGGCTATGCGGTCTCGATCATCAAGGCGGGCATGAAGGTGATCGGCCGCGATTCAGGCCCGGTGCGCAGCCCGCTGACCGATCTGAGCGAGAGCGAGACGGCTGAACTCGCCGCGCTCGTCGCTCGGCTCGACCAAGGCGAGTTCGCGGCGCGCGAACTCGCGGCCGCCTGA
- a CDS encoding cation:proton antiporter — MLIFETILALLLGATILSAVAKRLNIPYPTLLALAGAAVAFLPGAPRLDLPPELILALFVAPVLLDAAYDASLRDLHANWAPILSLVLAAVGLTTVIVALVARAIFPDFPWPAAIALGALLAPPDAVAALAVLKQVDPPHRIRMVLEGESLLNDASALMIYKLAVAAVVAGSFTVTDALPTFALVSFGSVLVGWALVWPVGRLIGLIEDAPSSVIFQFVTTFSIWLLAEHLGLSGVVTIVVYGLTMAWRSGPAMPARLRVPSFAIWETATVVLNVLAFTLIGLQIRPILEPLSDAERLRYLGASLAVLATVIVVRIAWVMTHHMLVEWKNHLFGAPPPTSAMPTPSAKGGLVIGWSGMRGIVTLAAAMALPAGFPYRDFIQLAAFVVVLGTLVIQGITLRPLLILLRLPKDAVVDTELRLARKAALGAAITELERDASPAARRLGIEYGEALNLAQRGHDPLDTPENDLRRRVVAVARDALDGLRNAGTIGDDAYRRVEAELDWLELSSLPAQERQ; from the coding sequence ATGCTCATCTTCGAGACCATCCTTGCGCTCCTGCTGGGAGCGACGATCCTGTCGGCGGTGGCGAAGCGGCTGAACATCCCCTACCCGACGCTCCTCGCCTTGGCGGGCGCCGCGGTCGCGTTCCTGCCGGGCGCGCCGCGGCTCGATCTGCCGCCGGAACTCATCCTTGCCCTCTTCGTCGCGCCCGTGCTGCTCGATGCCGCCTATGACGCCTCGCTGCGCGATCTTCACGCCAACTGGGCGCCGATCCTGTCGCTCGTGCTGGCCGCAGTCGGCCTCACCACAGTGATCGTCGCGCTTGTCGCTCGCGCCATCTTCCCGGATTTTCCCTGGCCTGCAGCGATCGCGCTCGGCGCGCTGCTCGCGCCGCCCGACGCCGTCGCGGCGCTGGCCGTCCTGAAGCAAGTGGATCCGCCACACCGCATCAGGATGGTGCTGGAAGGCGAAAGCCTGCTCAACGATGCCTCGGCGCTGATGATCTACAAGCTGGCCGTGGCAGCCGTCGTGGCAGGCAGCTTCACCGTCACGGATGCTCTGCCGACCTTCGCCCTCGTCAGTTTCGGCAGTGTGCTGGTCGGCTGGGCGCTGGTGTGGCCGGTCGGCCGATTGATCGGGCTCATCGAGGATGCGCCGAGCTCCGTCATTTTTCAGTTCGTCACGACCTTCAGCATATGGCTCCTTGCCGAACATCTCGGACTTTCCGGGGTCGTGACCATCGTCGTCTATGGGCTGACGATGGCGTGGCGGTCAGGCCCGGCAATGCCGGCGCGGCTGCGCGTGCCGTCCTTCGCCATCTGGGAAACGGCGACAGTCGTGTTGAACGTATTGGCGTTCACGCTCATCGGCCTGCAGATCCGCCCCATCCTCGAGCCGCTCAGCGATGCCGAGCGCCTGCGCTATCTCGGCGCCTCGCTTGCCGTCCTGGCGACGGTGATCGTCGTTCGCATCGCCTGGGTAATGACGCATCACATGCTGGTGGAATGGAAGAACCACCTGTTCGGGGCGCCACCCCCCACATCCGCGATGCCGACGCCAAGTGCGAAGGGAGGTCTGGTGATCGGATGGTCGGGCATGCGCGGCATCGTCACCCTGGCGGCTGCCATGGCGCTCCCCGCCGGTTTTCCCTATCGCGACTTCATCCAGCTCGCCGCCTTCGTCGTGGTGCTGGGAACTCTCGTGATCCAGGGCATCACGCTGCGCCCGCTCCTCATCTTGTTGCGCCTGCCGAAGGATGCGGTCGTGGATACCGAGCTCCGCCTGGCACGGAAGGCGGCGCTCGGAGCTGCGATCACGGAGCTGGAGCGCGACGCCTCGCCTGCCGCCCGGCGCCTTGGCATTGAGTATGGCGAGGCTTTGAACCTCGCCCAGCGCGGACATGACCCGCTCGACACGCCGGAGAATGATTTGCGCCGCCGCGTTGTAGCGGTGGCGCGCGACGCGCTCGATGGGCTCCGCAACGCCGGAACCATCGGCGACGACGCCTATCGACGCGTCGAGGCGGAACTCGACTGGCTGGAGCTCAGCTCCCTACCCGCACAGGAGCGCCAATAG
- a CDS encoding LacI family DNA-binding transcriptional regulator, translated as MSAAQVSLATVAAEAGVSVATVSRIVNGETRRASAQTVTRVQAAVVALGYQPNHVGRALRRRQSRVIAMLAPNLDNPAMAAIAVSTEAALRAAGYVMILCDTHDRADLQDEYLQAMRSQRVQGYVLVSAVTSPALSDALARGEPIVFVSRRNPEGGAYVGIDNHAAGAAAADYCLARAITEPAVIFPAQGSSSTAERVAGFVERLIARGVEADRIRRASAPGLSHLQVGYDAARTLVSASAGGWPKGLLCVSDMMAYGAYRLAVERGVAIPETCLLIGIDNNPLNAWIAPWLTSVHIPYPDFGAKVVEQLTALWGGTMPEDILLPHSLEL; from the coding sequence GTGTCTGCCGCCCAGGTTTCGCTTGCTACGGTTGCCGCCGAGGCAGGAGTTTCGGTCGCCACCGTCTCGCGGATCGTGAACGGCGAGACGCGGCGGGCCTCGGCGCAGACGGTGACGCGCGTGCAAGCCGCCGTCGTCGCGCTTGGCTACCAGCCCAACCATGTCGGGCGTGCGCTGCGTCGGCGCCAGAGCCGCGTTATCGCGATGCTCGCCCCCAACCTCGACAACCCGGCCATGGCGGCCATTGCGGTGTCGACGGAAGCGGCGCTGCGTGCGGCCGGCTACGTCATGATCCTGTGCGACACGCATGACCGCGCCGATCTGCAGGATGAATACCTGCAAGCCATGCGCTCGCAACGGGTGCAGGGCTATGTCCTGGTGAGCGCCGTCACGAGCCCAGCGCTAAGCGACGCGCTCGCACGCGGAGAGCCGATCGTCTTCGTCAGTCGCCGCAACCCCGAGGGCGGCGCCTATGTCGGCATCGACAACCACGCCGCGGGCGCTGCTGCCGCCGATTATTGCCTGGCGCGCGCGATCACCGAACCGGCCGTGATCTTTCCTGCGCAGGGCTCGTCATCGACGGCGGAGCGCGTTGCCGGTTTCGTCGAGCGGCTGATCGCGCGCGGTGTCGAGGCCGACCGCATCCGGCGCGCTTCGGCGCCTGGATTGTCGCATCTTCAGGTCGGCTATGACGCGGCGCGAACGCTCGTCTCGGCGAGCGCCGGGGGCTGGCCGAAAGGCCTGCTCTGCGTCAGCGACATGATGGCCTATGGCGCCTACAGATTGGCCGTCGAGCGTGGCGTCGCCATCCCCGAAACCTGTCTCCTCATCGGCATCGACAACAACCCGCTCAACGCCTGGATCGCGCCCTGGCTGACCTCGGTCCATATCCCCTACCCCGATTTCGGCGCGAAGGTCGTCGAGCAGCTCACCGCGCTCTGGGGCGGCACGATGCCGGAGGATATCCTGTTGCCGCATTCCCTGGAGCTCTGA
- a CDS encoding lactonase family protein produces the protein MSPSTTIGAAVVLATILAAGPVSARTMVYISNADSREISVLELDAQAGELKPVQTVAVTGTAMPMAISPDRRQLYVSLRSQPFSVSSFAIDQQSGKLALLSTVPLPDNMAYISTDRSGRFLLSASYTGDKIAINPIGPQGFVQSEPVQVVQTRKNAHAILTDRSNSHVFASNLGGDILLQYRFDATTGRVAPNDPPFVETKPGAGPRHFVFHPNDRFVYLVNELDGTLNSYRFDASKGTLAAAGSQSIMPPGFSGGAPASAEIRITPDGRLLYASERTSNTIAAFRVNGETGALTPAGNFATETQPRGFNIDPRGRFLIAAGQKSNSATLYAIDAESGALKELKRYPLGKNPNWVEIVDLP, from the coding sequence ATGAGCCCAAGCACAACGATCGGCGCCGCAGTCGTGCTCGCCACGATCCTGGCCGCGGGGCCCGTATCCGCCAGGACGATGGTCTACATCTCGAATGCCGACAGCCGCGAGATCAGCGTGCTGGAGCTCGACGCGCAGGCCGGCGAGTTGAAGCCCGTGCAGACGGTCGCGGTAACGGGGACCGCGATGCCGATGGCGATCTCGCCTGACCGGCGTCAGCTCTATGTTTCGCTGCGCTCGCAGCCCTTCTCGGTCAGTTCCTTCGCCATCGACCAGCAGAGCGGAAAGCTCGCTCTGCTCTCGACCGTGCCGTTGCCCGACAACATGGCGTATATTTCCACCGACCGGAGCGGTCGCTTCCTGCTCAGCGCCTCCTATACCGGCGACAAGATCGCGATCAACCCGATCGGCCCGCAGGGCTTCGTCCAAAGCGAGCCGGTGCAGGTCGTGCAGACCCGCAAGAACGCGCACGCCATTCTGACCGACCGCTCCAACAGCCATGTCTTCGCCAGCAATCTCGGCGGCGATATCCTGCTGCAATACCGCTTCGATGCCACGACCGGGCGGGTTGCGCCGAACGATCCGCCCTTCGTCGAAACCAAGCCGGGAGCCGGTCCGCGCCATTTCGTTTTCCACCCGAATGACCGGTTCGTCTATCTGGTCAACGAACTCGACGGCACGCTGAACAGCTATCGCTTCGATGCGAGCAAGGGCACGCTCGCGGCCGCGGGCAGCCAGAGCATCATGCCGCCCGGATTCTCAGGCGGAGCGCCGGCCAGCGCCGAAATCCGGATCACGCCGGATGGTCGCTTGCTCTACGCCTCGGAGCGTACTTCGAACACGATTGCCGCCTTTCGGGTCAATGGCGAGACGGGAGCGCTGACGCCGGCCGGCAACTTCGCGACGGAGACGCAGCCGCGGGGCTTCAATATCGATCCGCGGGGCCGTTTCCTGATCGCCGCCGGGCAGAAATCCAATTCCGCAACGCTCTACGCGATCGATGCGGAATCCGGCGCATTGAAGGAGTTGAAGCGATATCCGCTCGGCAAGAACCCGAACTGGGTGGAAATCGTCGATCTGCCCTGA
- a CDS encoding LysR substrate-binding domain-containing protein gives MFELSQLRCFVAVAEELHFGRAAVRLNMTQPPLSRQIQILERVLDVVLLERSNRTVKLTPAGQSFLAEARRLLKLAESAALLAKRVANGKAGSINIGFTATSAYSYVPELVAACRRELPDVEVSLKEMVSGDQLKRLDSGEIDIGLLRPPIPRNGLRAFRVTAEPLIAAVPSGHALARAETVMLDDLVREPFIMYAPYEARYFHDLLVELFSRTGLVPNYVQHLAQIHSILAMVHSGVGVALVPETAMNLHFSGVALRRIELPRQRPAELFFVSRDDNDNPLLPIIAALAKGLAQDLPRTG, from the coding sequence ATGTTCGAGCTGAGCCAGCTACGCTGCTTCGTCGCGGTCGCGGAGGAGTTGCATTTCGGCCGCGCCGCGGTGCGGCTGAACATGACGCAGCCGCCGCTCAGCCGCCAGATCCAGATCCTCGAGCGGGTGCTCGACGTGGTGCTGCTGGAACGCAGCAACCGCACGGTGAAGCTGACGCCGGCGGGCCAGAGCTTCCTGGCCGAGGCGCGTCGCCTGCTCAAACTCGCCGAGAGCGCGGCGCTGCTCGCCAAGCGCGTCGCCAATGGCAAGGCCGGCTCGATCAATATCGGCTTCACCGCGACCTCGGCCTATTCCTATGTGCCCGAGCTTGTCGCCGCCTGCCGGCGTGAATTGCCCGATGTCGAGGTCTCGCTCAAGGAGATGGTCAGCGGCGATCAGCTCAAGCGGCTCGATTCCGGTGAGATCGACATCGGCCTGCTGCGCCCGCCGATTCCGCGCAACGGCCTGCGCGCCTTTCGGGTCACGGCCGAGCCATTGATCGCGGCAGTGCCGTCGGGGCATGCGCTGGCGCGGGCCGAGACGGTTATGCTCGATGACCTCGTGCGCGAGCCCTTCATCATGTACGCGCCCTATGAGGCGCGCTATTTTCACGATCTTCTGGTCGAGCTGTTCTCGCGCACCGGCCTGGTGCCGAACTATGTCCAGCATCTCGCCCAGATCCACTCGATCCTGGCCATGGTCCATTCCGGCGTCGGTGTCGCGCTCGTGCCGGAGACGGCGATGAACCTGCATTTCAGCGGTGTCGCGCTGCGCCGGATCGAATTGCCGCGGCAGCGGCCGGCCGAGCTCTTCTTCGTCAGCCGCGACGACAACGACAACCCGCTGCTGCCGATCATCGCCGCGTTGGCGAAGGGGCTCGCGCAAGATCTGCCAAGGACCGGCTGA
- a CDS encoding ABC transporter substrate-binding protein, translating into MTMRAWVSALAVVTGLLAVDVAQAQTTVRMSWYSDGNEGEVVADLLKRFEAQNKDIKIVLDQVPYKAINENLPVQLASGQGPDIARVVDLGGIARYALDLRPYLKDAAYWDANFGPFLEWMRPQGDTNSIPGFMTQLTVTGPFVNKTLFEQAGIALPGAKATWEDWAKATKDVAAKVQAPFPIAMDRSGHRFFGLAISEGAKLFDAKGEPAVIDDGFKRAAQLVYDWHKSGVMAKELWGSVSGAAYRGANDEFKNAQVVMYMSGSWQIAQFDKTVGNAFDWVAVPTPCGPAGCTAMPGGAGLVAIKTTKNPAAVARVMEYLASEPVLSEFYSRSLFVPGHIGIAAKGLDYKDASPLAKASLKVFSDQVAGLSPVAYKLQGYANNRIIFNAVISRVGQAISGETTLDEAYKRVASDVEQQIAERNKK; encoded by the coding sequence ATGACAATGAGAGCGTGGGTTTCGGCCTTGGCCGTCGTGACAGGGCTTCTGGCGGTCGATGTCGCTCAGGCGCAGACCACCGTGCGCATGAGCTGGTATTCCGACGGTAATGAAGGCGAGGTCGTCGCCGATCTCCTGAAACGCTTCGAGGCCCAGAACAAGGACATCAAGATCGTCCTCGATCAGGTGCCCTACAAGGCGATCAACGAGAATCTGCCGGTCCAGCTCGCCTCGGGGCAGGGTCCGGACATCGCCCGCGTCGTCGATCTCGGCGGCATCGCCCGCTATGCGCTCGATCTGCGGCCCTATCTGAAGGACGCCGCTTATTGGGACGCCAATTTTGGCCCGTTCCTGGAGTGGATGCGTCCGCAGGGCGACACCAACTCCATCCCCGGCTTCATGACGCAGCTCACCGTCACCGGCCCCTTCGTCAACAAGACATTGTTCGAGCAGGCCGGCATCGCACTGCCCGGCGCCAAGGCGACATGGGAAGACTGGGCCAAGGCGACGAAGGATGTCGCCGCCAAGGTGCAGGCGCCGTTCCCCATCGCCATGGACCGTTCGGGCCACCGCTTCTTCGGCCTGGCGATCTCGGAAGGCGCGAAGCTGTTCGACGCCAAGGGTGAGCCCGCGGTGATCGATGACGGGTTCAAGCGCGCGGCGCAGCTCGTCTATGACTGGCACAAGAGCGGCGTCATGGCCAAGGAGCTCTGGGGCTCGGTCTCGGGGGCGGCCTATCGCGGCGCCAATGACGAGTTCAAGAACGCCCAGGTCGTAATGTACATGTCCGGCTCCTGGCAGATCGCCCAGTTCGACAAGACGGTCGGCAATGCTTTCGACTGGGTCGCGGTGCCGACGCCATGCGGCCCCGCCGGATGCACGGCGATGCCCGGGGGCGCCGGGCTCGTTGCCATCAAGACGACGAAGAATCCCGCGGCCGTCGCCAGGGTCATGGAATATCTCGCCAGCGAGCCAGTGCTGAGCGAGTTCTACAGCCGCTCGCTCTTCGTTCCCGGCCATATCGGCATCGCCGCGAAAGGGCTGGACTACAAGGACGCGAGCCCGTTGGCGAAGGCCTCGCTCAAGGTCTTTTCCGATCAGGTCGCGGGCCTGTCGCCGGTTGCCTACAAGCTGCAGGGCTATGCCAACAACCGCATCATCTTCAATGCGGTGATCAGCCGTGTCGGCCAGGCGATCTCGGGCGAAACCACGCTGGACGAGGCCTATAAGCGGGTCGCCTCCGACGTCGAGCAGCAGATCGCCGAGCGCAACAAGAAGTAG
- a CDS encoding carbohydrate ABC transporter permease produces the protein MNRVARLLLVRRKSGRWHWTDIAAYTYLALGVVLMFGPVLWLVLSSFKTQAGLLEFPPSLLPMSQREVMVQGFPQPLPLFSTTLDDGSTRVLAQVRRIGIVAQMVDPENPAQQFRIPIDKRTPVREFKLAMENYTEPLERFAFARFLGNSVFVTVVATLITLLINSMAAYALSIYEFKGKNAAMLMVVGTLMIPITIILVPVYLVITELGLVNSLWAVILPGAATPTGVFLLRQYMLTLPRDLIEAARMDKASEWQIYWRIVMPLAMPALAVLAIFSIMWRWNEFLWPLAVLTKTEVHTLQIGLNAFQGELQTQWHYLLAMTVATLAPVALVFVFLQRFITTGIANTGMK, from the coding sequence ATGAATCGTGTCGCGCGCCTCCTCCTGGTCCGGCGCAAATCCGGGCGCTGGCATTGGACCGATATCGCCGCCTACACCTATCTGGCTCTCGGCGTCGTGCTGATGTTCGGGCCCGTGCTCTGGCTCGTGCTGTCCTCCTTCAAGACGCAGGCCGGCCTGCTGGAGTTCCCGCCCTCGCTGCTGCCGATGTCACAGCGCGAGGTCATGGTGCAGGGCTTTCCGCAGCCTTTGCCGCTCTTCAGCACGACGCTCGATGACGGCTCGACGAGGGTTCTGGCCCAGGTCCGGCGCATCGGCATCGTCGCGCAGATGGTCGATCCGGAGAACCCGGCCCAGCAGTTCCGGATACCGATCGACAAGCGCACGCCGGTGCGCGAATTCAAGCTGGCGATGGAGAACTATACCGAGCCGCTCGAACGCTTCGCCTTCGCGCGCTTCCTCGGCAATTCGGTCTTCGTCACGGTGGTGGCGACGCTGATCACGCTGCTGATCAACTCGATGGCCGCCTATGCCCTCTCGATCTACGAGTTCAAGGGCAAGAACGCCGCAATGCTGATGGTGGTCGGCACGCTGATGATCCCGATCACCATCATCCTGGTGCCGGTCTATCTGGTGATCACCGAACTCGGCCTGGTCAATTCGCTCTGGGCCGTGATCCTGCCGGGCGCCGCGACACCGACCGGCGTCTTCCTCCTGCGGCAATACATGCTGACCCTGCCGCGCGACCTGATCGAGGCAGCGCGCATGGACAAGGCCTCGGAATGGCAGATCTATTGGCGCATCGTGATGCCGCTCGCCATGCCGGCGCTCGCCGTGCTCGCGATCTTCTCGATCATGTGGCGCTGGAACGAGTTCCTCTGGCCGCTCGCGGTCTTGACCAAGACCGAGGTCCATACGCTGCAGATCGGCCTCAACGCCTTCCAGGGCGAGCTGCAGACGCAATGGCACTATCTGCTCGCGATGACGGTAGCGACGCTGGCGCCTGTCGCGCTGGTCTTCGTCTTCCTGCAGCGCTTCATCACCACCGGCATCGCCAATACGGGAATGAAATGA
- a CDS encoding carbohydrate ABC transporter permease: MRLIDWPMRGLQRLLGERRMAYVFLLPNLVFFSLFVFLPLIINVVFSVTGGAALFPSERPYVGGGQYAYLFDCDSFLDPGSCREDHFWRGVANTLRFTTFQVVAMVLFSLVTAVVLNMRIRGRGFFRAVYFFPVLLSPVVVALIWKWILQRDGLLNAGLTALGGQKILFFIDPGWAMFWAVFVSIWAHMGFYTLILLAGLQAIPADLYEAAEMDATPRWRAFWRITLPLLWPNLVVVIVLALIRGVQTFDEVFVLTGGGPGTATLMVVQYIYETAFSNQVQNFGLAAAASVVLGIVLFGLTLAQLAASRRRSA, from the coding sequence ATGCGGCTGATCGATTGGCCGATGCGGGGGCTGCAGCGGCTCCTCGGCGAGCGCCGGATGGCCTATGTCTTCCTGCTGCCGAACCTGGTGTTCTTCTCGCTCTTCGTCTTCCTGCCGCTCATCATCAACGTCGTCTTCTCGGTGACGGGCGGGGCGGCCCTGTTCCCGTCGGAGCGGCCCTATGTCGGAGGTGGGCAGTACGCCTATCTCTTCGACTGCGACAGCTTCCTCGATCCCGGCTCGTGCCGGGAGGACCATTTCTGGCGCGGCGTCGCCAATACGCTGCGCTTCACGACCTTCCAGGTCGTCGCCATGGTGCTGTTCTCGCTGGTCACCGCGGTGGTGCTCAACATGCGCATCCGCGGCCGCGGCTTCTTTCGCGCCGTCTATTTCTTCCCGGTCCTGCTCTCGCCCGTCGTGGTGGCGCTGATCTGGAAGTGGATTCTGCAGCGTGACGGCCTGCTCAATGCCGGTCTCACCGCGCTGGGCGGCCAGAAGATCCTGTTCTTCATCGATCCGGGCTGGGCGATGTTCTGGGCAGTCTTCGTCTCGATCTGGGCCCATATGGGCTTCTACACGCTGATCCTGCTCGCCGGCCTCCAGGCGATTCCCGCGGATCTCTACGAGGCGGCGGAAATGGATGCGACGCCGCGCTGGCGCGCCTTCTGGCGCATCACCTTGCCGCTGCTCTGGCCCAATCTCGTCGTCGTCATCGTGCTGGCGCTGATCCGCGGCGTGCAGACCTTCGATGAGGTCTTCGTGCTGACGGGAGGCGGGCCGGGCACGGCGACGCTGATGGTCGTGCAGTACATCTACGAGACGGCCTTCTCCAACCAGGTGCAGAATTTCGGGCTGGCGGCAGCGGCCTCGGTGGTGCTCGGCATCGTGCTGTTCGGGCTGACGCTGGCTCAATTGGCCGCCAGCCGCAGGAGGTCGGCATGA
- a CDS encoding Bug family tripartite tricarboxylate transporter substrate binding protein — MKRSITRRAALGLVGGAFATPLIARSGWAQAYPTKPVTVIIPFGAGGTTDLIGRIICEKLSQRMGKSFVIENRAGAGGNTGVAALAHATPDGYTIGMTTVATHGINPNLFKDKLPFKALEDFEFLSLASSQPNFMCCHPSLPAQNVAEFIAYLKANPGKETFASSGLGTSIHLCGELFMQLAGVKMQHVTYRSSGALMQDVISGNVKITFDNFTSPYPHYKAGTVRGLAVTTMQRAKIAPEIPALSETLPGFDIASWNGFLAPKGTPKEICDRLVAELQAVLKDPSVTSRFEELGAAATPSSAEEARAKSTAEIAKFKDIIEKAGISIQN; from the coding sequence CACGCGCCGGGCGGCGCTCGGCCTGGTTGGCGGCGCATTCGCCACACCCCTCATCGCACGTAGCGGCTGGGCGCAGGCCTATCCCACGAAACCCGTGACGGTGATCATCCCCTTCGGCGCCGGCGGCACCACCGATCTGATCGGGCGCATCATTTGCGAGAAGCTCTCGCAGCGCATGGGCAAATCCTTCGTCATCGAGAACCGGGCCGGGGCCGGCGGCAACACCGGCGTCGCGGCTCTCGCCCATGCCACGCCCGACGGCTACACCATCGGCATGACGACGGTCGCCACGCACGGCATCAATCCGAACCTCTTCAAGGACAAGCTGCCCTTCAAGGCGCTCGAGGATTTCGAGTTCCTGTCGCTGGCCTCCTCACAGCCGAATTTCATGTGCTGCCACCCCTCTTTGCCTGCGCAGAACGTCGCGGAGTTCATCGCTTATCTGAAGGCCAATCCCGGCAAGGAGACATTCGCGTCCTCGGGGCTGGGCACCTCCATCCACCTCTGCGGCGAGCTGTTCATGCAGCTCGCCGGCGTGAAGATGCAGCACGTCACCTATCGATCCTCCGGCGCCTTGATGCAGGATGTCATCTCCGGCAACGTCAAGATCACCTTCGACAATTTCACCTCGCCCTATCCGCACTACAAGGCCGGCACCGTGCGTGGGCTCGCCGTCACCACGATGCAGCGGGCCAAGATCGCGCCCGAGATTCCAGCCCTCTCCGAGACGCTGCCGGGCTTCGACATCGCCTCCTGGAACGGCTTCCTTGCTCCGAAAGGGACGCCCAAGGAGATCTGCGACAGGCTCGTCGCCGAGCTGCAGGCTGTGCTGAAAGACCCTTCCGTGACCTCGCGCTTCGAGGAGCTCGGAGCAGCAGCGACGCCTTCCAGCGCAGAAGAGGCCAGGGCGAAATCGACCGCCGAGATCGCCAAGTTCAAGGACATCATTGAAAAGGCCGGGATTAGCATCCAGAACTGA